The Methanococcus voltae PS genome segment ATAATATAGATGTTATTTTAGTATAATTTGTTATACTTTATTTTATTTTTACTTTATTTTAATTAGTTCTATATTATAGTGTACTTCTTTTTTTAATTAGTCTTTTTTCTCTTTTACTATTTTTTCAATTATGGTGTTAGATGGAACTGCCATAATTTTGGTTTCACAAAGTCTTACGATTTTACCTGTATTCCTTAATTTATTTTTTAAATCTGTAAGGACTTTAGCATAATCATCATCTATATCTCTTTCAAGGTCAATAGTGTTTGCAATAACTAAGTAACCAGCTT includes the following:
- a CDS encoding cell division protein SepF; this encodes MFKKIKKMISSTETLKPSSPVPIEEYIELPVKTYEGNELVKIKVCELEDFKDSTEISVLVEAGYLVIANTIDLERDIDDDYAKVLTDLKNKLRNTGKIVRLCETKIMAVPSNTIIEKIVKEKKD